In Calditrichota bacterium, the DNA window AAAATATTGAAGTAAACATTGAGAAGAAGGCCGATAAGGGTAAAATAAAAATTGCCCTTTGGGATATACTCCCTAAGGGCAAAATTTCTGACTACAAAATTGGTTCGTCATTTTGTAGTGTCTCGCTTCCAGTAATCCGTATCAACAGATAACCCGATATCTTCATATTTTGCACCATAAGCACGTTTTCCATCATGTACAACAAGCAGACCTTTTGGATACAGGCTGCCCATATTTACGTTGGTTACATCAAGGCCATCAGTTCCACTTACTGAATTAACTTCAAAAGTTTTTACAAAATTATGTGGTGGTTTACGGTCATAAACCTTAAATGTACTATTCCCCTGGCTTGATACTATTAAATACCCTTCGCCATCTGCAGCAAAATAAAGTGCTATGCCTTCAATGTCTGCTTCTAAACCATTTTCTCCCACAGTAACAATTTTTTCTCCGGTTGGATTTTCTGAAACAGGATCTGCATCGTATTTATAAATTGCATCATCTTCACTGCCGGCATAGAATTTTTTTGTTTCGTCATCGGCAACCAATCCTTCAGTTAATCCACCGCTACCATTTTCCCAGGTACGTTTATGAATTCCACCGACAGTCCCGTCACCATTGTCAATTAATTCCCATTGTTTTATTGTTCCGCTTCCGCTATTGGTAGAAGCAAACGCATAATATTTATTATTTGTCATATTGTGATACAAGCAAAACCCATAGAGGCTACTCATGTCACTATCAAAACTTCCGGCGGGGATTAGCTTCCGGGTTGCTTTGTCGACTGTGTAAAAATATATTTTTTGGTCACCAAGGCCAACACCCACAATATCAACATTCTCGCCGGAAAGCGAGAAATTATATCTAACATCAATGTTTCTGGGTTTTTCAGAATAGTTAATTATCTGAACTGTACTACCGTCCAAATCATAAACAAAAAGTTTTCTGGCACTTTTATCGGATGTAACTACTGTGCTTTTTGATGGGTCAGGATGAATCCAAATACACATATCATCCTGATCTGCGGCTTGATCGTCAGCAAATATTTGGCTGTTTGGAACAGTTTGGGCATTTAATAGTGTTGCCAGATTAAAAGCCAGGAAAGTTAAAACTGATTTATAAATCCTATTATTCTTAAGTAACATCCTGTTTCTCACTTATTGCAAATTAAACTTTTCGGGGTGATTATAGCAAAAACGATACCAAAGTGCAATGATTAGAAAACATGGCTATTAAGAGGATCTGCTAAAGGGAAAATGAGATGCTGGATTGAATGATGGTAAAGATTCTTTACATTTTTGATCAATTTATAGATCGACTTTTTGCGCTAATCTGAAACCCTTGTTTCCCAATTCCACTTTGC includes these proteins:
- a CDS encoding phytase; amino-acid sequence: MLLKNNRIYKSVLTFLAFNLATLLNAQTVPNSQIFADDQAADQDDMCIWIHPDPSKSTVVTSDKSARKLFVYDLDGSTVQIINYSEKPRNIDVRYNFSLSGENVDIVGVGLGDQKIYFYTVDKATRKLIPAGSFDSDMSSLYGFCLYHNMTNNKYYAFASTNSGSGTIKQWELIDNGDGTVGGIHKRTWENGSGGLTEGLVADDETKKFYAGSEDDAIYKYDADPVSENPTGEKIVTVGENGLEADIEGIALYFAADGEGYLIVSSQGNSTFKVYDRKPPHNFVKTFEVNSVSGTDGLDVTNVNMGSLYPKGLLVVHDGKRAYGAKYEDIGLSVDTDYWKRDTTK